Proteins co-encoded in one Streptomyces sp. SLBN-31 genomic window:
- a CDS encoding cyclic nucleotide-binding domain-containing protein, with translation MTKAIKLLTALPPPQRQRLMTLAREVSFPEDARIFEAGGRADRFWVIRSGAVSLDQRVNSLQRVTVASLGSGDLLGWSWLFPPHEWDFGAEAFSPVRAYEFDAAEVLRLCEEDPQLGMVLVRSVAEILAHRLEMTRGKLMEQYTTQRRRAL, from the coding sequence ATGACCAAAGCCATCAAACTGCTGACCGCCCTTCCCCCGCCGCAACGCCAGCGCCTGATGACACTCGCCAGGGAGGTGTCCTTCCCGGAGGACGCCCGGATCTTCGAGGCCGGGGGCCGGGCCGACCGGTTCTGGGTCATCCGCTCCGGCGCGGTCTCCCTCGACCAGCGGGTCAACTCCCTGCAGCGGGTGACCGTGGCGAGCCTGGGCTCGGGCGATCTGCTCGGCTGGTCATGGCTGTTCCCACCGCACGAGTGGGACTTCGGCGCCGAGGCGTTCAGCCCCGTACGAGCCTACGAGTTCGACGCGGCGGAGGTGCTGCGGCTGTGCGAGGAGGATCCGCAGCTGGGGATGGTACTGGTACGCAGCGTGGCCGAGATCCTCGCGCACCGGCTGGAGATGACGCGCGGCAAGCTCATGGAGCAGTACACCACCCAGCGGCGCCGCGCCCTGTAG
- a CDS encoding DUF5133 domain-containing protein, with amino-acid sequence MLIPHPALLRKLVDEYESLLAEEAETGSGWSSPRAQDLAYTLCVTTGTRDVRRALETAHRLLAAESMAPRHRTTAAPRAE; translated from the coding sequence ATGCTGATCCCTCATCCCGCCCTTTTGCGCAAACTCGTGGACGAGTACGAATCCCTGCTGGCCGAGGAGGCCGAGACCGGCAGCGGCTGGTCGAGTCCACGGGCGCAGGACCTCGCCTACACCCTGTGCGTGACGACCGGCACGCGTGACGTCAGACGGGCCCTGGAAACCGCCCACCGTCTTCTGGCGGCCGAGTCCATGGCACCGCGCCACCGGACGACCGCCGCCCCCAGGGCCGAGTGA
- a CDS encoding SigB/SigF/SigG family RNA polymerase sigma factor — MLIDTSTSRPGTQTPQTTAARRHDDAPDTAELFARLAVMEDGPERDAVRDELVTAWLPMAHRIAGRFRDRGESVEDLRQVAALGLVKAIDRFDPERGAFESYAVPTITGEVKRHFRDRMWALRVPRRVQELRNKVRVARRELTQTPGSPEPTVAALAAHTGLTEDEINCGLEALESFSTLSLDAELSGDDDGYSLADTLGAPDASYDVVIDRESAKEGLRRLPERERAILYMRFFEDMTQSRIADQLGISQMHVSRLISRSCARVRAEAMGHNGRKGGGRGPSAA, encoded by the coding sequence ATGCTCATCGACACGTCGACCAGCCGACCCGGCACGCAGACCCCTCAGACCACCGCCGCGCGGCGCCACGACGACGCCCCCGACACAGCCGAGCTCTTCGCCCGCCTGGCCGTCATGGAGGACGGCCCCGAGCGGGACGCCGTACGCGACGAACTCGTCACCGCATGGCTCCCCATGGCCCACCGGATCGCCGGCCGATTCCGCGACCGCGGTGAGTCGGTCGAGGACCTGCGCCAGGTCGCGGCCCTCGGCCTCGTCAAGGCCATCGACCGCTTCGACCCGGAGCGCGGCGCCTTCGAGAGCTACGCCGTGCCCACCATCACCGGTGAGGTCAAGCGGCACTTCCGGGACCGCATGTGGGCGCTGCGCGTGCCCCGCCGCGTCCAGGAACTGCGCAACAAGGTCCGCGTGGCCCGCCGCGAACTCACCCAGACGCCGGGCAGCCCCGAACCCACTGTCGCGGCCCTCGCCGCCCACACCGGGCTCACCGAGGACGAGATCAACTGCGGCCTGGAAGCCCTCGAGAGCTTCAGCACCCTGTCCCTGGACGCCGAACTCTCCGGCGACGACGACGGCTACAGCCTCGCGGACACCCTGGGCGCGCCCGACGCGTCGTACGACGTCGTGATCGACCGCGAGTCCGCCAAGGAGGGCCTGCGTCGTCTGCCCGAGCGCGAGCGCGCCATCCTCTACATGCGCTTCTTCGAGGACATGACACAAAGCCGGATCGCCGACCAACTCGGCATCTCCCAGATGCACGTCTCCCGCCTCATCAGCCGCAGCTGTGCCCGGGTACGCGCCGAAGCCATGGGCCACAACGGCCGCAAGGGCGGCGGCCGCGGGCCGAGCGCGGCCTGA
- a CDS encoding HAMP domain-containing sensor histidine kinase has translation MKRRIPLRKRLLVRLLFASALIAVCSVAATTWLAVETTTRALREEQGQDLADDMKILAELSGYAATHPDWKGVQSLVDRLATRTGRRIALTTTDRVPVADSARKGTALPLGAAATVDPLHTDTYTQAGAQLRGVDPRAVGPYRLTARERAELDALTGKIRVCFTRYGVDTKIVHIPSGRAVLLDPDGKDASQSLPEECGYSQNTPVRTERKALDALSEAALTCLREHGWGKGSRLYLFINPTGRDPLSRYVIGKFAGTGDVKDLKTVQACTDNALRAQLDPYVAPVADLYLGGDETTPPRFDMSPANKAKIVGVVGLVLAVTVAVTAVVATRLVRPLRALTAAAQQPPELHVRAPVTTRDETGILAEAFNDLTERRERLEEQRKAMVSDIAHELRTPLTNIRGWLEVTRDGVVDPDPALLGSLHEESLVLQRIIDDLQDLAAADAGTLRLHREPVRAEDLLDQVAAAHRVAAVAADVEVRTGVDGDPWLDADPVRMRQALGNLVSNALRHTPAGGTVAVAARRDGDDVVFTVTDTGSGIAAEDLPHVFERFWRAEKSRSRRTGGSGLGLPIVRHLVAAHGGTVTAQREPGRGAAFTLRLPGTETPGR, from the coding sequence GTGAAGCGCCGCATACCGCTGCGCAAACGCCTGCTGGTGCGGCTGCTGTTCGCCTCCGCCCTGATCGCGGTCTGCTCCGTGGCGGCCACGACCTGGCTGGCGGTGGAGACCACCACGCGTGCCCTGCGCGAGGAACAGGGCCAGGACCTCGCCGACGACATGAAGATCCTGGCCGAGCTCAGCGGGTACGCCGCCACCCATCCCGACTGGAAGGGTGTGCAGTCCCTCGTCGACCGCCTCGCCACCCGGACGGGGCGGCGCATCGCCCTGACCACCACCGACCGCGTCCCCGTCGCCGACTCGGCGCGCAAGGGCACCGCCCTGCCGCTCGGCGCCGCCGCCACCGTCGACCCCCTGCACACCGACACCTACACCCAGGCCGGCGCACAGCTCAGGGGTGTCGACCCGCGCGCCGTGGGGCCCTACCGGCTCACGGCTCGCGAACGCGCCGAACTGGACGCGCTGACCGGCAAGATCCGCGTCTGCTTCACCAGGTACGGCGTCGACACGAAGATCGTGCACATTCCGAGCGGCCGGGCGGTGCTGCTCGACCCGGACGGCAAGGACGCGTCCCAGTCCCTGCCCGAGGAGTGCGGCTACAGCCAGAACACGCCCGTCCGGACCGAGCGGAAGGCCCTGGACGCGTTGAGCGAGGCCGCCCTCACCTGTCTGCGCGAACACGGCTGGGGAAAGGGCTCACGGCTGTACCTGTTCATCAACCCCACCGGCAGGGACCCGCTGAGCCGCTACGTCATCGGCAAGTTCGCCGGAACGGGCGACGTCAAGGACCTGAAGACCGTACAGGCCTGCACCGACAACGCCCTGCGCGCCCAACTCGACCCGTACGTCGCCCCCGTGGCCGACCTCTACCTGGGCGGCGACGAGACGACCCCGCCCCGCTTCGACATGTCCCCGGCCAACAAGGCCAAGATCGTCGGTGTCGTCGGGCTGGTCCTCGCCGTCACCGTCGCGGTCACGGCCGTCGTCGCCACCCGGCTCGTCCGCCCGCTCAGGGCGCTCACCGCGGCCGCCCAGCAGCCCCCCGAGCTGCACGTGCGGGCCCCGGTGACGACCCGGGACGAGACCGGCATCCTCGCGGAGGCCTTCAACGACCTCACCGAGCGCCGGGAACGCCTGGAGGAGCAGCGCAAGGCCATGGTCAGCGACATCGCGCACGAACTGCGCACCCCGCTCACCAACATCCGCGGCTGGCTGGAGGTCACCCGCGACGGCGTCGTCGACCCCGACCCCGCCCTGCTCGGCTCCCTGCACGAGGAGTCGCTGGTGCTCCAGCGCATCATCGACGATCTGCAGGACCTCGCCGCCGCCGACGCGGGCACCCTGCGCCTGCACCGGGAGCCGGTGCGCGCCGAGGATCTGCTCGACCAGGTCGCCGCCGCCCACCGCGTCGCGGCCGTCGCGGCGGACGTCGAGGTGCGCACCGGCGTGGACGGCGATCCGTGGCTGGACGCCGACCCGGTGCGCATGCGGCAGGCGCTCGGCAACCTGGTCTCCAACGCGCTGCGGCACACCCCGGCCGGCGGCACGGTCGCGGTGGCCGCCCGCCGCGACGGCGACGACGTCGTCTTCACCGTTACGGACACCGGCAGCGGCATCGCGGCCGAGGATCTGCCGCATGTCTTCGAGCGGTTCTGGCGCGCGGAGAAGTCACGCAGCAGGCGCACCGGAGGCAGCGGCCTCGGTCTGCCGATCGTCCGCCACCTGGTCGCCGCGCACGGCGGAACGGTCACGGCACAGAGGGAACCCGGCAGGGGAGCAGCATTCACTCTCCGCCTGCCGGGAACCGAAACGCCCGGGCGCTGA
- a CDS encoding LysE/ArgO family amino acid transporter, producing the protein MTNALTAAAAGFGTGLSLIVAIGAQNAFVLRQGIRRDAVLAVVGICALSDAVLIALGVGGVGAVVVAYPQALTAVGWIGGAFLLCYGALAARRVFRPQGALRAEGEATGSRRRAVLTCLALTWLNPHVYLDTVFLLGSIAADRGALRWTFGLGAVLASLCWFAALGFGGRLLGRVLARPSAWRVLDGLVAATMIAIGGMLVVRA; encoded by the coding sequence ATGACCAACGCCCTGACCGCCGCGGCCGCAGGATTCGGTACCGGCCTCTCGCTCATCGTCGCCATCGGCGCCCAGAACGCCTTCGTCCTCAGGCAGGGCATCCGCCGGGACGCCGTCCTGGCCGTGGTGGGCATCTGCGCGCTGTCCGACGCCGTTCTGATCGCCCTGGGCGTCGGGGGCGTCGGCGCGGTCGTGGTGGCGTATCCGCAGGCGCTGACCGCGGTCGGCTGGATCGGCGGCGCCTTCCTGCTCTGCTACGGCGCCCTGGCCGCCCGCCGGGTGTTCAGGCCGCAGGGCGCCCTGCGGGCGGAGGGGGAGGCGACGGGCTCCCGCAGGCGCGCCGTGCTCACCTGCCTGGCGCTGACCTGGCTCAACCCGCACGTCTACCTCGACACCGTGTTCCTGCTCGGCTCGATCGCCGCCGACCGTGGCGCGTTGCGCTGGACCTTCGGCCTCGGCGCCGTCCTGGCCAGCCTCTGCTGGTTCGCGGCGCTCGGCTTCGGCGGCCGGCTGCTCGGGCGCGTGCTGGCCAGGCCCTCGGCCTGGCGGGTCCTGGACGGACTGGTCGCCGCGACGATGATCGCCATCGGCGGCATGCTCGTCGTCAGGGCCTGA
- a CDS encoding MFS transporter: protein MDTSESSTEPQSPDPVAVDPPRRGWRRWAMDTRPLRIPAYRRLWSSTIVTAVGSQLTAVAVPKQIYDITGSSAWVGAASLAGLLPLIVFALWGGAVADSMDRRKLLLITNTGIAVTSLLFWLQAVTGLESVAVLMVLLAIQQAFWGLNAPARNASIARLVPEGQLPAANALGSTVMQTGQVVGPLLAGALIPVIGLPELYLIDALALCVTVWAVYRLPSLPPLAGTATRRAGVREIAEGFRYISLHKVLLLSFLADIIAMVFGMPRALFPQLAAETYGSYGEGLALGLLFASIPIGAVLGGLFSGTFSRARRHGVMVIGAVVAWGLAITGFGLSGNLWVAAACLAVAGVADMVSMVFRGAILLSAATDEMRGRMQGVFTVVVAGGPRLADVLHGTAGSAFGPRAAVAGGGLLVVAVMLALAAAVPALRRYRV, encoded by the coding sequence GTGGACACCAGCGAGAGCAGCACCGAACCGCAGAGTCCGGACCCCGTCGCGGTCGACCCGCCCCGGCGCGGCTGGCGCCGCTGGGCCATGGACACCCGCCCGCTGCGCATCCCGGCCTACCGCCGGCTCTGGTCCTCCACCATCGTCACCGCGGTCGGCAGCCAGCTCACCGCGGTCGCCGTACCGAAGCAGATCTACGACATCACCGGTTCCTCGGCGTGGGTCGGCGCCGCCAGCCTCGCAGGCCTGCTCCCGCTGATCGTGTTCGCGCTGTGGGGCGGCGCCGTCGCCGACAGCATGGACCGCCGCAAGCTGCTGCTGATCACCAACACCGGCATCGCGGTGACCTCACTGCTGTTCTGGCTCCAGGCCGTCACCGGGCTGGAGTCGGTGGCCGTGCTGATGGTGCTGCTGGCGATTCAGCAGGCCTTCTGGGGACTCAACGCCCCCGCCCGCAACGCCTCCATCGCCCGTCTCGTGCCCGAGGGCCAGCTGCCCGCCGCCAACGCGCTCGGCTCGACCGTCATGCAGACCGGACAGGTCGTCGGCCCCCTGCTCGCCGGCGCCCTGATCCCCGTCATCGGCCTGCCGGAGCTGTACCTGATCGACGCGCTCGCGCTGTGCGTCACCGTGTGGGCGGTCTACCGGCTGCCGTCGCTGCCGCCGCTCGCGGGCACCGCGACCCGGCGGGCCGGCGTGCGCGAGATCGCGGAGGGCTTCCGCTACATCTCCCTGCACAAGGTGCTGCTGCTGTCCTTCCTCGCCGACATCATCGCGATGGTCTTCGGCATGCCCCGCGCCCTGTTCCCGCAGCTGGCCGCGGAGACCTACGGCTCCTACGGTGAAGGCCTCGCCCTCGGTCTGCTGTTCGCTTCGATCCCCATCGGCGCCGTGCTCGGCGGGCTGTTCTCCGGCACCTTCTCCCGGGCCCGCCGGCACGGCGTGATGGTCATCGGCGCGGTCGTCGCCTGGGGCCTGGCGATCACCGGCTTCGGACTGAGCGGCAACCTGTGGGTCGCGGCCGCCTGCCTCGCCGTGGCCGGCGTCGCCGACATGGTCTCGATGGTCTTCCGCGGCGCGATCCTGCTGTCCGCCGCCACCGACGAGATGCGGGGCCGTATGCAGGGCGTCTTCACGGTCGTCGTGGCGGGCGGCCCGCGCCTCGCCGACGTCCTGCACGGCACGGCGGGCTCGGCCTTCGGCCCGCGCGCGGCCGTGGCGGGCGGGGGCCTGCTGGTCGTCGCGGTGATGCTGGCCCTGGCCGCCGCGGTGCCGGCCCTGCGCCGCTACCGCGTCTGA
- a CDS encoding WhiB family transcriptional regulator, translating into MDYWRDQAACRNEDPELFFPIGTSGPALMQTAQAKAVCARCPVQEQCLEWALEHGEILGVWGGTGENERRALQRRRRRTAARNG; encoded by the coding sequence ATGGACTACTGGCGAGACCAGGCCGCGTGCCGCAACGAGGACCCCGAGCTGTTCTTCCCGATCGGCACCTCCGGCCCCGCGTTGATGCAGACAGCACAGGCCAAGGCGGTGTGCGCTCGCTGCCCGGTGCAGGAGCAGTGCCTCGAATGGGCGCTGGAGCACGGGGAGATCCTGGGTGTGTGGGGCGGCACCGGCGAGAACGAACGGCGCGCGCTGCAGCGCAGGCGTCGGCGCACGGCCGCGCGCAACGGCTGA
- a CDS encoding aminotransferase class I/II-fold pyridoxal phosphate-dependent enzyme: MTADHHRAPVLEALVDYHRRGQLAFSPPGHKQARGADPSVREALGDAVFLGDLLASGGLDDRLTRGQVLERAEELMADAVHADHTFFTTCGSSLSVKAAMLAVAGPHEKLLIGRDAHKSVVSGLILSGIEPVWVEPCWDAERRIAHPPSAESYEKAFEIHPDAKGALVTSPTPYGACAELDAIAEVCHRRSLPLVVDEAWGAHLPFHPALPSWAMDAGADICVTSIHKMGSGLEQGSVFHLQGDLVQPQVLKMRSDLLGTTSPSVLLYAGMDGWRRQMALHGRELMGGALELATDVRAAIEEIDGMHVNDRDDFCRQGLADDFDPLPCVIDLTELGITGFQAADWLREHRHVDMHLTDHRRIGAQITHADDRDTTSQLLTALEDLAQAAPHLPRAPRVEVPEPAELRLAQAMLPRDAFFGPTEDVPVSAAAGRVTAEMITPYPPGIPAILPGERLTEPVVRYLTTGMKAGMNLPDPSDPELKTIRVVAADADPAE, translated from the coding sequence ATGACAGCTGATCACCACCGAGCACCGGTACTGGAAGCCCTGGTCGACTACCACCGGCGAGGACAGCTCGCGTTCTCGCCCCCGGGACACAAGCAGGCGCGCGGGGCCGACCCCTCCGTGCGTGAGGCACTGGGTGACGCGGTGTTCCTCGGTGACCTGCTGGCCTCCGGCGGACTGGACGACCGCCTCACCCGTGGGCAGGTGCTGGAGCGCGCAGAGGAGCTGATGGCCGACGCGGTGCACGCCGACCACACGTTCTTCACCACCTGCGGCAGCTCGCTGTCCGTCAAGGCGGCCATGCTGGCCGTCGCGGGTCCGCACGAGAAGCTGCTGATCGGGCGGGACGCCCACAAGTCGGTGGTGTCGGGGCTGATCCTGTCCGGTATCGAGCCGGTCTGGGTGGAGCCCTGTTGGGACGCCGAGCGGCGCATCGCGCATCCGCCGTCCGCCGAGAGTTACGAGAAGGCCTTCGAGATCCATCCCGACGCCAAGGGCGCGCTGGTCACCAGCCCGACACCGTACGGCGCCTGCGCCGAGCTGGACGCGATCGCCGAGGTCTGCCACCGTCGCTCCCTGCCGCTGGTCGTGGACGAGGCCTGGGGAGCGCATCTGCCCTTCCATCCGGCCCTGCCGTCCTGGGCCATGGACGCGGGCGCCGACATCTGCGTGACCAGCATCCACAAGATGGGCAGCGGCCTGGAGCAGGGCTCCGTCTTCCATCTGCAGGGCGATCTCGTCCAGCCGCAGGTGCTGAAGATGCGTTCGGACCTGCTCGGCACGACCAGCCCGTCGGTCCTGCTGTACGCCGGGATGGACGGCTGGCGACGTCAGATGGCCCTGCACGGCCGGGAGCTCATGGGCGGGGCGCTGGAGCTGGCGACCGATGTCCGGGCCGCCATCGAGGAGATCGACGGCATGCACGTCAACGACCGTGACGACTTCTGCCGGCAGGGTCTCGCCGACGACTTCGACCCGCTGCCCTGCGTCATCGACCTGACGGAGCTCGGGATCACGGGCTTCCAGGCGGCCGACTGGCTGCGGGAACACCGGCACGTGGACATGCATCTGACCGACCACCGCCGGATCGGCGCCCAGATCACCCACGCCGACGACCGGGACACGACGTCCCAGCTGCTCACCGCGCTCGAGGATCTCGCGCAGGCCGCGCCCCACCTGCCGCGAGCCCCGCGCGTGGAGGTGCCGGAGCCGGCCGAACTCCGGCTCGCACAGGCCATGCTGCCCCGGGACGCCTTCTTCGGCCCGACGGAGGACGTCCCCGTCTCGGCCGCCGCGGGCCGCGTCACGGCCGAGATGATCACGCCGTACCCCCCGGGCATCCCGGCGATCCTGCCGGGGGAACGGCTCACCGAGCCCGTCGTGCGCTACCTGACCACGGGCATGAAGGCCGGTATGAACCTGCCCGACCCGAGCGACCCTGAGCTCAAAACGATCCGGGTGGTTGCGGCGGACGCGGATCCCGCCGAGTGA
- a CDS encoding ATP-binding protein has translation MCERHTTEPAYEPSGAQGSGPTRLCRPAEARRAVERAVAERCRTTHTSCDPQALGDAVLVASELTSNAILHGGGVTDFHVDIAGPCLCVSVSDRSDEVPVARPSVDAHGRYRVGGRGWPIVCRLARDVRVSELPAGGKRITAVVALT, from the coding sequence ATGTGCGAGAGGCACACGACCGAACCAGCCTACGAGCCGTCGGGTGCTCAGGGCTCCGGGCCGACCCGGCTGTGCAGGCCGGCCGAGGCGCGCCGGGCGGTGGAGCGGGCGGTGGCCGAGCGCTGCCGTACGACGCACACCTCGTGCGATCCGCAGGCCCTCGGCGACGCCGTGCTGGTCGCCTCGGAACTGACGTCCAACGCGATCCTGCACGGCGGCGGGGTCACCGACTTCCACGTCGACATCGCCGGTCCCTGTCTGTGCGTGTCGGTGAGCGACCGCAGCGACGAGGTGCCGGTGGCCAGGCCGTCGGTCGACGCGCACGGGCGGTACCGGGTGGGCGGCCGCGGCTGGCCCATCGTGTGCCGGCTGGCCCGTGACGTGCGTGTGTCAGAGCTGCCCGCCGGCGGCAAGCGCATCACTGCCGTGGTGGCTCTGACCTGA
- a CDS encoding TetR/AcrR family transcriptional regulator: MPKAVVPEDKRRRRRPTKSGTVLSERLIVETALRMLREHGSAGLTARRLGLALDADPSTLYRYFRGMDDLTLAIGDALIGQALDGWRPTGEWRADLRAVGLRIHAAYVAHPQAAVLTTSRVTGRANELAADETVLDILRTAGFPLADTVRVYHAFIDQTLAFAALDAASLTLPSAALRADENMWRSTYARLPAATHPRIAEAARLLSARMVDSAYPTALEMLLDSAAAQLEALRDGIRGAGPPRPRG, encoded by the coding sequence ATGCCCAAGGCCGTGGTGCCCGAGGACAAGCGGCGCCGGCGCCGGCCCACCAAGAGCGGAACCGTGCTGTCCGAGCGGCTGATCGTGGAGACGGCACTGCGGATGCTGCGCGAACACGGCAGCGCGGGCCTGACCGCCCGCCGTCTCGGCCTGGCCCTGGACGCCGACCCGAGCACGCTCTACCGGTACTTCCGCGGCATGGACGACCTCACGCTCGCCATCGGCGACGCCCTCATCGGGCAGGCTCTGGACGGGTGGCGGCCGACGGGGGAGTGGCGGGCGGACCTGCGCGCCGTCGGCCTGCGCATCCACGCCGCCTACGTCGCCCACCCGCAGGCGGCCGTGCTGACCACGAGCCGAGTCACCGGCCGGGCCAACGAACTGGCCGCCGACGAGACCGTCCTGGACATCCTGCGCACCGCGGGCTTCCCGCTCGCCGACACCGTGCGTGTCTACCACGCCTTCATCGACCAGACCCTGGCCTTCGCCGCCCTCGACGCCGCCTCCCTGACCCTGCCGAGCGCCGCGCTGCGCGCCGACGAGAACATGTGGCGCTCCACCTACGCCCGCCTGCCCGCGGCCACCCACCCGCGCATTGCCGAGGCCGCCCGGCTGCTGAGCGCACGGATGGTCGACAGCGCCTATCCGACGGCGCTTGAGATGCTGCTGGACTCTGCCGCCGCGCAGCTGGAGGCGCTGCGGGACGGGATCAGGGGCGCAGGGCCTCCGCGGCCGCGCGGGTGA
- a CDS encoding LysR family transcriptional regulator ArgP, which produces MKNELTELPLDQVRTLLAVVDEGTFDAAASALHVTPSAVSQRVKALEQRTGRVLLMRTKPVRPTESGEVVVRFARQLARLERDARAELGMSGAGEPTLVSIAVNADSLATWLLPALTGVRHEPPLCFELRREDETRTASLLREGMVMAAVTSSPEAVTGCSVHALGRMRYLPVANPGFAREHLDGPLPDVLATAPTVAFDRSDDLQDAFVRRLRPAAQGASRVRHFVPTSEGFAQSVAAGLGWGLVPEVQAEPLLRAGRLVNFAPGRRLDVPLYWQQWKLDSPALATVAEAVTRAAAEALRP; this is translated from the coding sequence ATGAAGAACGAGCTGACCGAGCTTCCACTCGACCAGGTGCGCACCCTGTTGGCCGTGGTGGACGAGGGCACCTTCGACGCGGCCGCCTCCGCGCTGCACGTGACGCCCTCCGCGGTCAGCCAGCGGGTCAAGGCACTGGAACAGCGCACCGGACGGGTGCTGCTGATGCGCACGAAACCGGTGCGGCCGACGGAGTCCGGCGAGGTCGTGGTGCGGTTCGCCCGGCAGCTGGCCAGGCTGGAGCGCGACGCCCGCGCCGAGCTGGGCATGAGCGGGGCGGGCGAGCCGACCCTGGTGTCGATCGCCGTGAACGCCGACTCACTGGCGACCTGGCTGCTGCCGGCGCTCACCGGGGTACGGCACGAGCCACCGCTCTGCTTCGAGCTGCGCCGGGAGGACGAGACCCGCACCGCCTCCCTGCTGCGCGAGGGCATGGTGATGGCGGCGGTGACCTCCTCGCCCGAGGCCGTCACGGGATGTTCGGTGCACGCCCTCGGCCGGATGCGCTACCTGCCGGTGGCCAACCCCGGCTTCGCCCGCGAGCACCTCGACGGGCCGCTGCCGGACGTGCTCGCCACCGCGCCCACGGTGGCCTTCGACCGCAGCGACGACCTCCAGGACGCCTTCGTCCGCCGGCTGCGGCCCGCCGCCCAGGGCGCCAGCCGGGTACGGCACTTCGTGCCCACCTCGGAGGGGTTCGCGCAGTCGGTGGCCGCGGGCCTGGGCTGGGGCCTGGTGCCCGAGGTGCAGGCCGAGCCGCTGCTGCGCGCCGGCCGCCTCGTGAACTTCGCGCCGGGACGCCGGCTGGACGTCCCCCTGTACTGGCAGCAATGGAAACTCGACTCCCCCGCGCTGGCGACGGTGGCCGAGGCGGTCACCCGCGCGGCCGCGGAGGCCCTGCGCCCCTGA
- a CDS encoding saccharopine dehydrogenase family protein — MRVLLVGAGGVGTAITRIAARRRFFDAMIVADYDPARAEAAVAAVGDDRFGAAQVDASDETAVTQLLRRHACDVLLNATDPRFVMPLFRAARAADATYVDMAMSLSHPHPERPYAECGVKLGDDQFARAEEWEKAGALALVGMGVEPGLSDVFARYAADELFDEIEEIGVRDGANLTVDGYDFAPSFSIWTTIEECLNPPVVYEAGRGWFTTEPFSEPEVFDFPEGIGEVECVNVEHEEVLLVPRWVDAGRVTFKYGLGKEFIDTLRTLHLLGLDSTTPVTVPGPAGPVAVSPRDVVAACLPDPATLGERMHGKTCAGTWVRGTKDGAPREVYIHHVVDNQWSMKEYGSQAVVWQTAVNPVVALELLADGAWSGSGVLGPEAFPARPFLDLLTAYGSPWGVREQ; from the coding sequence ATGCGTGTACTGCTCGTGGGCGCCGGCGGCGTCGGCACCGCCATCACCCGGATCGCGGCCCGCCGCCGCTTCTTCGACGCGATGATCGTGGCCGACTACGACCCGGCGCGCGCCGAGGCGGCCGTGGCCGCGGTCGGCGACGACCGGTTCGGCGCGGCCCAGGTGGACGCGAGCGACGAGACGGCGGTGACGCAGCTGCTGCGCCGGCACGCCTGTGACGTGCTGCTCAACGCCACCGACCCGCGGTTCGTGATGCCGCTGTTCCGGGCGGCCCGCGCCGCCGACGCCACCTATGTCGACATGGCGATGTCGCTGTCGCACCCGCACCCCGAGCGCCCGTACGCCGAGTGCGGGGTCAAGCTCGGCGACGACCAGTTCGCCCGGGCCGAGGAGTGGGAGAAGGCCGGCGCGCTGGCCCTGGTCGGCATGGGCGTGGAGCCCGGTCTGTCGGACGTGTTCGCGCGCTACGCCGCCGACGAACTCTTCGACGAGATCGAGGAGATCGGCGTCCGCGACGGCGCGAACCTCACCGTCGACGGCTACGACTTCGCCCCCTCCTTCAGCATCTGGACCACGATCGAGGAGTGCCTCAACCCGCCGGTCGTGTACGAGGCCGGGCGCGGCTGGTTCACCACGGAGCCGTTCAGCGAGCCGGAGGTCTTCGACTTCCCCGAGGGCATCGGGGAAGTCGAGTGCGTGAACGTGGAGCACGAGGAGGTCCTGCTCGTCCCGCGCTGGGTCGACGCCGGTCGCGTGACCTTCAAGTACGGCCTGGGCAAGGAGTTCATCGACACCCTCAGGACACTGCACCTGCTGGGCCTGGACAGCACCACGCCGGTGACCGTGCCCGGCCCGGCCGGTCCGGTGGCGGTCTCGCCCCGGGACGTCGTCGCCGCGTGCCTGCCCGACCCGGCGACGCTCGGCGAGCGGATGCACGGCAAGACCTGCGCGGGCACCTGGGTCCGGGGCACGAAGGACGGGGCGCCCCGCGAGGTGTACATCCACCACGTGGTCGACAACCAGTGGTCCATGAAGGAGTACGGCAGCCAGGCCGTCGTCTGGCAGACCGCCGTGAACCCGGTGGTCGCCCTCGAACTCCTCGCCGACGGCGCCTGGTCGGGCTCCGGCGTCCTCGGTCCGGAGGCTTTCCCGGCCCGCCCGTTCCTGGATCTGCTCACGGCGTACGGCTCGCCGTGGGGCGTCCGCGAGCAATGA